Within Mongoliitalea daihaiensis, the genomic segment ATCAGTAATTCTTGGGGCTTTGCTGGTACAGATTTTCCTAATTCAGGACCGGTTATCAATGCTATTATCAATGCCCAAAACAATGGAAGGGTACGGAATGGAGTGGCCCTGGGAGTCCCTGTGATATTTTCATCAGGGAATTTCCATCCAACTCAGGGATGTGGTTTTCCGGATTGCTTTAATGGAGTGGCTTTTCCTGCAAATGTAAACGGGGTAATAACTGTGGGGGCTATTGACCGCAATGGAGCTATTTGGAACTACAGCAGCAGAGGTCCTCAGATGGACTTGGTGGCACCAACGGGAAATGTTAATAATCTGGGTGATCTGGTTACAACTGATAGAATGGGTAATCTTGGTTACAACAATGGTAATTATACCTTTACATTCGGAGGTACATCAGGTGCTGCACCCCAGGTTGCAGGAGCTGACGCACTGATGATTTCAGTTAATCCGAATCTTACATTGACCCAAATAAGAAATATTTTAAGAAACACAGCCACCGATATGGGGCCTTCCGGGTTTGACAATACTTTTGGGTATGGAAGGTTAAATTTAGAAGCCGCACTGAAGGCATCTTTACCTACCATCATAGGAAATAGTCTTCTTTGCACTTCCAATAATAATTACACTCCCAGTTTTGCTATTCCAAATACTACAGCTTCATGGCAGGTTACCCCGCCTGGTTTTTTTGCTACCGGTGGCGGTGCTGCAACCAGTGGGAACGGAACAACAGCCACCCTAAGAGCGGCTTCAAATTTTGGAGGTCAGGCAACCATTGAATTCACATTTACAGGGCCATTAGGTCAGGCCAATGTCAGAAGAAATATCTGGGTAGGTACACCACATATTACAAATATGCGGGTCAACAACCAGCCAGTATTTCCAAGCCAATCTGTATCTTTGTGCCCCGGCAACCATTGGCTTAATGTGACCCCTGTTGGTGGAAATGCAGGAGCCGCTACTTGGACTGTACCACAGGGTGTCCCCCATTGGATTGGGAACAATACCATGGATTTTACTTTCCCATCAAATATGTCTTCAATTACAATTTCCGCAAGATCTTCGAATTCCTGCGGTCAGGGTGTAAACTATAACTTTTTCCTGTTGAGACAAAACTGGAATTGCCCCAGTTCATTTGCAGTGGTCGCCTACCCCAATCCTACCAGTGATGTTTTGAATATTGAAATGATTCCTCTTTCCCATGATGTATCCAAAGATGATGCTCCAATTATTGATTCCGCAATTTTGCTGAATTCAGATGGCAGGGAAGTTTCAAAGGGATTTAGGGATGGATCGAAAATTGTATTTGATGTCAGCCACCTGAAAAGGGGAGTTTATTTCATCCATGTTATAGTGGACGGGGAAATGATAAGAGAGCAAATCGTAATTGAATAAAGAAAAAAACACATCTTTTTAGGAAATTATTTATAGTTTCCTTTTTGACGAAACACATTTAGATCCAAAGTAAGGCTTAAAGTGGAGTTAACTTTCAATTAAATATAAAGTAAAAAAACCAATAAGAATAGTTGAATCTATGAATGATGTATTATTATAATACTACTTTGGATAAATAAACCATAAAAATAATTAAACAATCTTGTCGCATGTTTATCAAGAATTACGTCTAAGAATTAATGAAAACCATTAAACTGCCCCTATGAAAAAATTTCTGAAAGGTTTTTGTCAGGTATTATTGATACTTTTGACTTTTGGCTGCCTTAATCCTGAAGACGATAATTCAGGACAATGCGTTGAAGGGACCATTCCATTTGTTTATTATAGATTAATTTTTCCTGACTGTTATCGAAAAACCTTTTGGATTGAGGTTTTCGGTGCAGAAAAAATTGGGAAAAGTGTAACCATACCGAAAATTCAAAGAGGTGAGCATCCAGAACCTGCTGTAAAATATTTTAACGTGATTGAAGCAATAATTCCAGATTATAATTTTAATGAAACTTTATTGGAAAGCCTGCAAGGTTCTTCTATTTATTTTGAATACAGATATGCGTCGAAAGAAGAAATATCGGATGTAAGAAATGATAGCCCATGTAAGGAAATCTATGATTATTTTGAATTACCGGTGATAGTAATTACCCGATTTTCTTTTGAATCCTGTCCCAAACATTCGGAAAATCAATAAAAAACTGACGTACATTTGGAATTTAACCCAGATTGCAGCTTTAGGGTTTAAAAAAGAAAGTTTCGGGAAATTTTCTTTTTTTAGCTCCGATTACCTGTACCCCCGTACGTGATTTTTTTTTCTACAGGCAGTTTAAGGCCATTTTTCAGTTTTTAGTACACAAAGGGTATTGCATCTTGGGGTTCAATACCATTACTTTACACCATGTATTTCAAGTTCTCTTTACGTAAACATCCCGACACGGGAAGACTGAGCGGGTATTACCGGCTGGTGGGAAGTTACCGTAATGCGGACAACAGGGTATGTCATCGCACTATCCTGAATATAGGTTTCATTGAAGATGCCGCACCCGAGCAGCTCAACAAAATACAGAAGCACCTTACCGAGAAGTATTAGCACAAGGCTTCTCTTTTTGACCTGGAGGAAGATCCAATCGTTAGACGCTATGTTGAAGACTTCTGGAATCGGATCGTATCTTCCAAGAAGCTGGATATCAAGTCGGAACAGCAACTGTCACGGATGGTGGATATGGATACCATCCAGCATAGTAATGCCAGAGAAATAGGAGCAGAGAATATTGCTTTCCAGACATGGGAGAAGCTACAGCTTACACCCTTATTACTTTCGGCAGGATTCAGCGCCGAAGATGTAAGTCTTGCAGCCACACAGGTTGTATCCCGTGCGGTATACCCCGCTTCCGAACTCAATACTGTCCGTTGGATAAAG encodes:
- a CDS encoding S8 family serine peptidase: MYRKLIVLIIASFFSSYLNAQENSLYYYGYKTKYVLTTDSSHSVLIPKDERLIKDISDLPESVRNLKNLTSIVNRKEFLVEISDKSIIKNQDIKDFNVIPIMFHKENLMIPTGLINLLPKEGSKIDDISAVTDYKFTIVKKNDYGSLMIKPDNVSDLFLLSNQIYESDLVEWCEPDFLVSIVKHQSVTPTDPLFPQQYYLNQPNNIDINAPQAWAISRGVQPVRVAVIDDGVEAHEDLAGRVVPGFTSPNNNGGGAPVNNPPPGVVLGHGQACAGILGATHDNVGISGVFPGSIIVPINIFTNWIFNPFTGLFQSVITFENAAAAINWAFNPNEGNADVISNSWGFAGTDFPNSGPVINAIINAQNNGRVRNGVALGVPVIFSSGNFHPTQGCGFPDCFNGVAFPANVNGVITVGAIDRNGAIWNYSSRGPQMDLVAPTGNVNNLGDLVTTDRMGNLGYNNGNYTFTFGGTSGAAPQVAGADALMISVNPNLTLTQIRNILRNTATDMGPSGFDNTFGYGRLNLEAALKASLPTIIGNSLLCTSNNNYTPSFAIPNTTASWQVTPPGFFATGGGAATSGNGTTATLRAASNFGGQATIEFTFTGPLGQANVRRNIWVGTPHITNMRVNNQPVFPSQSVSLCPGNHWLNVTPVGGNAGAATWTVPQGVPHWIGNNTMDFTFPSNMSSITISARSSNSCGQGVNYNFFLLRQNWNCPSSFAVVAYPNPTSDVLNIEMIPLSHDVSKDDAPIIDSAILLNSDGREVSKGFRDGSKIVFDVSHLKRGVYFIHVIVDGEMIREQIVIE